The genomic window AGAGGGGATGCCCGCCCACCCCTGGAGGAAACCCCCACAACAGCCTGGATTCCACCTCTGCTTAGAGACCTTCTATGGAGGAAACTCACTTTATTCCCTCCTGGGAAAGCCAAGCTTGTCCTGGCCTGGCCTGAGTTAGCCCCTTGGGTTCTGCCCTTCCCTCGGGGGCCAAAGAGAAGGAGGTTAACTCCTCATTCAGGTGTGCCTCTGCTGAGCCTCCTCCCCAGGTTACATCCTCATTCGGCTCTGGATTGAAGACCTCTGCACAGTCTAGGGTACCGGGGACCCTCTTGGACTGTGGCGCCCAGAACTGGACCCAGTCCTCCCTGTAGAGGCCGATGAGGGCAGACAGTAGAGGTTCCCTCACCCCCTCCTTCCTGCAAGCCCTGTCTCCTTGGGTTGTGCTGAAGTAGCCGTTGGGATTGGGTTTGGGCCGGCCCCCTCAGGCACGCACTCTCAGATGGGTCGGAGAGGCCTCTTTGCTCTTAGACCAGATGCTACTGCCAGTCTGGAAGAGACAGCTGGTGCTGGGCCCTCCCCGCTCAGGCTTCATGCCTGACTTCTGCCTCATTCTCCTGGCTGTCCACTGTGGATTCTCCTCTGCAGAATCCTCCTCTAGTTCTTCTTCCACTGCACACCCTTGGGGGATTCTGCAGCTCATGCTGGTCCCTGGACTCCATTGACAGCCCTGTCAAGGCTGGCCTCTGTCCCATAGTGCTCAGAGGAGTGCAATCGTGCCTCACTGGCCTGGGGAGCCTGGGCTGGCTAACACTGCCCACACTGCTGGCTGGCTTTGGCTACATTTCTGGGCTGCCCTGGCTCCCCCCTCCTGCCCTGATACTTGTCGAAGAGCTCAGCTTCTCTGTGACCTCTGACCCCTTGATCTTGACCATAAACCAACAAATCCACTCCTTCTGGTCATCAGAAGGTACACCTGGCCGGGAGGTCTGTCATTCCTCCAGGTGGAGCCACAGTCCCATGCTCGGGCGCCATCTTCCTAGACAGCCCATGACTGCAGACCTCCATCCCTCGCCTTCAGTGGGCGGGAGTGAGGAGGAGTACAGCCACGTCCTGGCCTTGGCTGTCTCCTGTTCCACTTCCGAGTCTCCTGGAGCTTCTCTCATGGCCATGCGAGTTCCTGGAAGCTCGATGCATGTGTTGGGAAGATAGTTGGGAAGACCTCCCTCTTCAGTTATCATTCCAGACAGTTAGCCGGGGAGTCACCCCCTGAGCCCGGCGATGTTTCTCTTCTCCCTGGAGAGTCACATCAGGAGGCCAGAACAGAGGAAGGACTGAGCCAGCCCCGGGGTTGGGTAGGCCAGAGGAGGCAGAGCCCAGGACCCCAGCCCCATCTCACACATGAGAAAGCTGAGAACCCAAGGCTTGTGGCCTCCCAGCACTATGAGCCCTGCCAGGAGGTCGCTGTGGAGCCCCCAGATGGTGACTCAGACTTGCGATTAGACCCTGGAGTCCCAGGAGCCAAGCACCCCAAGACGTGGCTCCATGTGCCCAGCCTGGGCTGGGGGACAGCAGCTTAGTGACGTTTCGGAGACCCTGAGCGCCCCATCTCCAgggccttggggggggggggcatagagCCCTAGGAGGCTTGCTGCACAAGTCAGGATACAGGGACGAAGGGGCCAGGCCGTAGAAgaggatgagaaaagaaagatctCCCTTCTCTGGGAAACGCTGTTCGCTCTCGGCCTCACCCGGGATGCTAACAAGCCGAGGGGCCACATCAGCCATAGCTCTGCCCTGTCTTGCCTCTGCCGACCCAGCTATTGGATAAGAAAAAGCCTTCGGTGCTTTAAGACCCCCTCCTGGGTCACCCCAGGACAGTGGGAGGGACGGTCCCCGCTCAGCGGGGCTGTGGTTGGTGTTTCAGCGCCCGCTGACCTTCGGGGACGTGGCCGTGGACTTGTCGCTGGAGGAGTGGAGGCGCCTGAGCCCGGCTCAGCGGGGCCTGTAcagggaggtgatgctggagaactacGAGAACCTGGTCTCTGTGGGTGAGGACGTGTTCAGATGAAAGTTTCGTTTCTCtgctaaaagaattatattttagaggttcattaaagattaagaaataaaggaaatacgACTATAGAAAGCCCGtggctaggagggccgaaaggcccattcaatgaCACTTGCCCACATCTCGAGAGACGCGTGTCCCTGAAGCGGAAGCCGAGAGAGAGAAGTCCGGGGTTCGAATCTCCATGTTTAGACAGCTGCCTCCTGAGCCCCCTCTGCCTTCTCCCTTTTGCCTTCCTGGTTTTTGTTTAAGGGCCAAAAATGTGTATCATTTGGGGTGCGACTGTCTGTCACTTAGGTGCTCCCCGCCCACAGGTATTCCCAGCTTCCTGTGGCTGCCCTGAGGTTGTCAGTTCTCTTCACTCCTTTCCCTTCCGTTGCTTAGAAGAGCCTCCTCCCTCCGTGGGCTAGGGGGCAAGAGAACTCGTTTCCCTTCCCAACCCAGATCGGCTGTGTGACGCGCTTTGGGATTTGGACGGATTTAGCCTCCCCACCTAGGACGGAACGCTGTCCccagtcctttcccctttctgtcCCCAGCGGCAGGGCTGCCGGTGACCAAACCCGACGTGATCTCCCAGTTGGAAAGAGGAGAAACTCCATGGACGCTCGAAGCAGAGCTCCCCAGAGCCATTTATCCAGGTGACCGCGGGGGCGATTCCTTGCGATATTTTATATTGCCGTATTGATTTATTCTAATAgggccctcctccctcccttcccagagagccatcaCTTAcattgttgttcttcagtcatgtccaaccctctatgactccatttgggattttcttggcacagaccctggagtggttttccatctccttttacagatgaggaaaaggacaaacagcattaagtgactaggatcttagctgtgtgaccctggacaagtcactctacTCTGCTGgtcccagtttcctcctctgtcaaaagGGCTGGAGAAGGATATAGTCAACCagtccagtttctttgccaagaaaaccgcaaatggggtcgtagaatcagacacaactgaatgactcaAACCCCCCAAGTTTTCAGTGATTGCACATGTGTCTGTAGACTTGCGTCGTCCATCGTCTGCCAACTGCTGCCCTTCCCTGAAGCCTGGTGAGGCCCACCTTGTTTCCATCAGGGTGCTCTCGGCTCCCCTGGCTCACTGTCTGCTGCTGCCTTTCCCTGCCTCGGCCGCCCTCCTGTTCAGTCTTCCTGCCGGCGAAtgcctcatttttgtttttgtgttttgtttctaGTCCCAACCTGCCGACCGCAGCCTGTTGTGTGTTTTATTTGAACAAACATTATGCTTCTGGGGATGTTTTTGTTTTGGTGGATCAagatttcaaattgttttccatttgaGGAATTTTCCGAGTTCTTCCTTCGGGTCTGGCTTTGTAGCCCCCAAGAGTTTAAGCGTATTATTGTCAGCGTATTGTTTTCAGTGAAATCTGTACGTTCTGGCAGGACCCTGGAATGGAGAGGATTTGGCCGTGCGCACATGGGTCTATTTCTTTTCTGTCCCCATCTCACGTCCCTGTTGCCCCTTGACTGTGTTCACTGTACCTGGTCCAGATGGAGTCTCTTCTCTTTGCCGGAAGAGACAGAACTTAGAACTTGGAGGCCACGAGGAGCTTTGCTGACAGCTCATCTTTACATATCTCTTCAGATTCCCCGCAACAGGAGCCTTGGGATAGAGCCAAGGACTCCACTGGAACATGGAGCACTTGCCTGGGACCGTCAGCCAAGGGAAGTAGACCAAAGGATACCCTCTGGTGTCCCGCGACGGGAGAACGTGGGGTAGAAAACACAGAGGGTGAGGGCGGCCAGGACGTGACAGGCCCTCCCCAGAGCACTTTGAGTGAGGTGAGTGTCCCTGAAGGTAAGACATGTGGGAGACGTGTGGGCTCAGCCGGGGGCCAGTCTCCATCCTCATTCCAATCTAGACTTGAAAAAGCCACGGAGAAGACGGGGATAATGCGGACTCTACTGAAAAGTCTGGCATGACTGCAGCTGTTACACTGGGAATAAACCAAGAAACTGTGGAAGTACCTTCCAGAACTCGGAAACTATTGCCCAACCTAGCAAAGATGTCGCTTGCATCACTGACAAATGAGCGACAGATTGTTTCGCTTTGTCTTAATTATGAACGTAAATGAAAGTATCCGTCATCGTTTGTGTTGgaattctttttctccatttgtttgcTAATGAAACGAATGACTTCTTTGCCGCATCAACTGATAATGGAGCGTTTCTTGGTAGTCTGATTGTGGCACTGTAGTCAGCCGTAGGATTAGAAAACCTGATCGTGAGTTTTTCAAAAGTCCTACCCAAGTTGTGGGTGAAAACTGAAATACAAGTTAATATAAGTATTTTAGCTGAAAGTTTGTGCCATAGAGAAATCGATCGCTACCAGGATTTTTATAATAATCCTCAAATGCTATTGTGAATTTTACTAACCTGcgatgaaattatttttcaggtCATTTTCCCTAAAATACCAAAACGACAAAGTGATCTATTGGGTTGTTTAAGTGTAAAGAAGGTGAAAACAGATACagaaaataagggtaggaacGAAAGTCATCGTGAAGCTCTGAAGCCAACGGAAGCCGCGTTTGAATCTGTCGAACAACCTATCGCTGGAGAAAAACCATCGTGTTCGCCCAAGGAAGACCTCGATAATCTTTTGCTTCCAGACTGTTGGAACAAAAAACAAGCGTTTCTGTTTACAGAACAGTACAAATGGCTTGAAATAAAAGGAGGTAAATTAGGGTGTAAAGATTGTTCCACAGTTCGGCACTTAGGAGTGACAGCAGAAAAGCACGTCCATGTCTCCAAGGAATGGAGCGCTTATTTAATAACTCCAAATGGCAGTAATAAAGTTACAAGGCAGGCTgctctgagaaaaaaaattagggaacACGATGTGTCTAAAGCCCATACGAAAATTCAGAATATATTAAAAGAATCCGGTGATGACTCAATCTCAAATATAGTGCgtaaactaaataataaaaatattgatgctACTGTAAGAGTCTTCAAAACCGTTTATGGTTTAGTAAAACGTAATAGGCCTTTATCTGAGATTGAGGGTGCAATAGAACTACAGGAGAAAAATGGAATAGATATAGGCAATTGTTTACGTACGCGATACAGTGCAACAAGGATAGCGGAACACATCGCAAAGGAGATTAAGATTAAGCTCTTTAAGAATATCGTAGAAGAGAATGCCAAAATCTGTATCATAATTGATGAGGTATCTACAATTTCAAAGAAGAGCACCCTAGTGATTTACCTCCAGTATGA from Monodelphis domestica isolate mMonDom1 chromosome 4, mMonDom1.pri, whole genome shotgun sequence includes these protein-coding regions:
- the LOC100019153 gene encoding zinc finger protein 28 homolog isoform X4 → MWAISGGGETEHVRRFRGQTDHLEYGRPQKRDPALPQDRSPEEGMTSGWLPVRLQRPLTFGDVAVDLSLEEWRRLSPAQRGLYREVMLENYENLVSVAAGLPVTKPDVISQLERGETPWTLEAELPRAIYPDSPQQEPWDRAKDSTGTWSTCLGPSAKGSRPKDTLWCPATGERGVENTEGEGGQDVTGPPQSTLSET